GGAAAAAACCCATCGTGGCCAGGAAGCCGTCAAAGCCACCGGCCGCATGATGTTCAATCTCAAAGAAGCCGGCGCGGTGTTCACCGTCAATCTGCGCTGCGGCCTTTTGGGTTTCATCATGGGGGTGCTGCCGGGCGCGGGCGCTACGCTCGCCAGTGCAGTGGCCTACATGACCGAGAAAAAAATCGCCGGTAAGGATGGGAAGTTCGGTCAAGGCGACATGCGCGGCCTGGCAGCACCTGAAACGGCCATCGGTGGCGCGGCCTGTGGTGCGCTCGTGCCGATGCTGACGCTGGGTGTTCCGGGTTCAGGCACCACTGCGGTGATGATCGGCGCACTGTCGCTTTACAACATCACGCCAGGACCGCTGTTGTTTCAGCAGCAGCCTGATCTGGTCTGGGGTCTGATCGCGTCGCTGTTTGTTGCCAACGTCATGCTGGTGATCCTCAACATCCCGATGATCCGCATCTTCACGCGCATCCTCGCCGTGCCGAACTGGGCGCTGGTGCCGGTGATCGCGATCATCACCGGGATTGGCGTCTACGCGGTGCACGCCACCACCTTCGATCTGTTCCTGATGGTCGCTATCGGCATCTTCGGCTACATCCTGCGCAAGCTGGACTTCCCTCTGTCGCCGATTTTGTTGGGTTTCATCCTGGGCGGTCTGATGGAACAGAACCTGCGTCGGGCGCTGTCGATCTCCAACGGTGCACTGGATATCCTCTGGTCGAGCCCGATCACCCTCGGTGTCTGGGTGCTGACTTTGATCATGCTGGCCTTCCCAGTGATACGTATCTGGCGCAAGCGTTCACAGCGTCGCGATTTGGCGAATGTCTGACAGGCCGTCAATCACGTGGTGGGGCACACCACTGGTCGGCCTGTTGGGCGGCTACCTCGCCAGCCAGGTCGGCTGGCCATTGCCATGGATGGTCGGCTCGCTGCTAGCGATCATCCTGGTGCGCTGCCTCACACCGTGGCAACTTGCTGAAATACCCGGCGGCCGCAAATGCGGCCAATGGGTAGTCGGCATCGGCATTGGCCTGCACTTCACCCCCGTCGTTATCGAACAAGTCCTCTCGCATTTTGGTTTGATCTTCATTGGCGCACTGGTCACCAGCGTTTCCAGCGTGGTCGGGGTGTGGCTGATGCTGCGCACCGGCGAAGACCGCGCCACGGCATTCTTCTCCAGCATGCCGGGCGGCTCGGGGGAAATGGTCAACCTGGGCGCACGCAATGGCGCCATCCTCAGCAACGTTGCGGCCGGCCAAAGCCTGCGCGTACTGGCCGTGGTGCTCTGCGTGCCGGCCATCTTCAAATACCTGTTGGAAGCCAAGGCGCCAGTCCTGCAACCAGTTGCGGTGGACTGGATGTGGCTGGCGATTTTGTTCCCCGCAGGCGCTGCGATGGCGTTGTTGTGGCAGCGCTTGAAGCAGCCCAATCCATGGCTGTTCGGGCCGTTGCTGGTAAGCGCCGTGGTCAGCGTGAGCTGTGACCTGCATATCGGCTTGCCCAACGGCGGCAGCCAGATCGGGCAATGGCTGATAGGCAGCGGGCTGGGCTGTCACTTCAACCGGGCGTTCTTTCGGCGGGCGCCTTCATTCATCGGTCGCACGTTG
The DNA window shown above is from Pseudomonas sp. BSw22131 and carries:
- a CDS encoding tripartite tricarboxylate transporter permease, giving the protein MDTLGYLGQGFGVALTPYNLITALSGTLIGTVVGLLPGLGPINGVALLIPIAFALGLPPESALILLAAVYLGCEYGGRISSILLNIPGEASTVMTTLDGYPMARQGLAGVALSLSAWSSFIGAFIATCGMVLFAPLLAKWAIAFGPAEYFVLMVFAIVCLGGMAGDRPLKTFVAALIGLFLSTIGIDANSGVYRFTGDNIHLADGIQFVVLVLGLFSVSEILLLLEKTHRGQEAVKATGRMMFNLKEAGAVFTVNLRCGLLGFIMGVLPGAGATLASAVAYMTEKKIAGKDGKFGQGDMRGLAAPETAIGGAACGALVPMLTLGVPGSGTTAVMIGALSLYNITPGPLLFQQQPDLVWGLIASLFVANVMLVILNIPMIRIFTRILAVPNWALVPVIAIITGIGVYAVHATTFDLFLMVAIGIFGYILRKLDFPLSPILLGFILGGLMEQNLRRALSISNGALDILWSSPITLGVWVLTLIMLAFPVIRIWRKRSQRRDLANV
- a CDS encoding AbrB family transcriptional regulator; its protein translation is MSDRPSITWWGTPLVGLLGGYLASQVGWPLPWMVGSLLAIILVRCLTPWQLAEIPGGRKCGQWVVGIGIGLHFTPVVIEQVLSHFGLIFIGALVTSVSSVVGVWLMLRTGEDRATAFFSSMPGGSGEMVNLGARNGAILSNVAAGQSLRVLAVVLCVPAIFKYLLEAKAPVLQPVAVDWMWLAILFPAGAAMALLWQRLKQPNPWLFGPLLVSAVVSVSCDLHIGLPNGGSQIGQWLIGSGLGCHFNRAFFRRAPSFIGRTLIGTALTMIIAAASALILSTLTLLDLRSLTLGMMPGGIAEMSLTAEVLQLSVPLVTAMQVMRLLFVLFLAEPLFRYWNRRIV